The following are encoded in a window of Nitrospirota bacterium genomic DNA:
- a CDS encoding integration host factor subunit alpha: MKKADIAGELYDKIGISKKEALDIVELILDTLKDSLKHGETVKIAGFGNFVIRKKRERKGRNPKTGEEIGITPRRVVTFRPSHIFKQYINGEKIDAVDEE; this comes from the coding sequence GTGAAGAAAGCAGATATTGCCGGTGAGCTGTATGACAAGATTGGGATTTCAAAAAAAGAGGCGCTCGATATTGTTGAGCTTATCCTGGATACTCTGAAGGATAGCCTTAAACATGGTGAGACAGTGAAGATAGCAGGCTTTGGAAATTTTGTTATAAGGAAAAAACGTGAGAGAAAGGGGCGCAATCCAAAGACCGGTGAAGAGATTGGTATAACACCCCGCAGGGTTGTAACATTCAGGCCAAGCCATATATTTAAACAGTATATTAACGGTGAAAAGATTGATGCGGTTGATGAGGAATAA
- a CDS encoding SoxR reducing system RseC family protein, translating into MQEGMTEEGIVIEVHNGMAKVRAVRGTSCGSCASKSLCKPSSGSDTNVVIEAKNELGASVGEMVEVSMRSKTFLTASFIAYMVPLIGFFIGSFVGKAVTGSDPYAALSGILFMIIFYVGIWLYNKSALKDGKYNPVIISVKHP; encoded by the coding sequence AATGACAGAAGAAGGCATCGTGATTGAGGTGCATAACGGGATGGCGAAGGTCAGGGCTGTTCGCGGGACATCATGCGGAAGCTGTGCATCAAAGAGTTTGTGCAAGCCCTCGTCAGGGTCAGATACAAATGTAGTTATTGAAGCAAAGAATGAACTTGGCGCTTCTGTTGGGGAAATGGTAGAGGTTTCAATGAGGTCCAAGACTTTTTTAACGGCATCTTTTATTGCGTATATGGTACCTCTAATCGGTTTCTTTATAGGCAGTTTCGTGGGCAAGGCTGTAACAGGTTCAGACCCTTATGCTGCCCTGTCCGGAATATTGTTTATGATTATTTTTTATGTAGGAATATGGTTATACAATAAAAGTGCTCTTAAAGATGGTAAATATAATCCTGTGATCATTTCAGTGAAGCATCCTTGA
- a CDS encoding MerR family transcriptional regulator — protein MKLFYKISEVSKITGLESYVLRYWETEFRFLSPRKNRGGQRVYEQKDIDAILNIKKMLYEEGFTIAGARKKLQDQSGKDSKVIKKVIEDLKGVLNLLKS, from the coding sequence ATGAAGCTATTCTACAAGATAAGTGAAGTCAGCAAAATTACAGGACTTGAGTCTTACGTCCTGAGATACTGGGAAACAGAATTTCGTTTTTTATCTCCCCGTAAGAACAGAGGCGGTCAGAGGGTTTACGAGCAAAAAGATATTGATGCGATATTGAATATCAAAAAGATGCTCTATGAAGAGGGCTTTACTATTGCAGGGGCCAGAAAAAAACTTCAGGACCAGTCCGGTAAAGACAGTAAGGTTATTAAGAAGGTCATTGAAGATTTAAAAGGTGTCCTAAATCTATTGAAGTCTTAA